The Jaculus jaculus isolate mJacJac1 chromosome 1, mJacJac1.mat.Y.cur, whole genome shotgun sequence nucleotide sequence GATCCCAGGGCTTTGTGAGCATTCTACCACAGAGCCCTATTCACGGTCCCTGTAGGATAGCCTAcctcatgtgtgcacatgacACGGCCGCTCAGCCCAGGTGAGCTCAGTTGACCTTCACAGCCACGTTGGGATGGAAGCAGGTTGCGTTACTGTGTTGCTGTGTACTGTTCCCTGGATGAGACAGCAGAGCCCTAGGCAGTACTAGAGGTGAGAGCTCTCCACCTCATTCAGCCAtgaccccttccccccccccgcctttttttgtggtagggtctcactctagcccaggctgacctggaattcactatgtcatctcagggtggcctcgaactcacggtgatcctcctacctctgcctcccgagtgctgggattaaaggcgtatgccaccacgcccagctggatttTAGATTTCATTCTGTATTGTGCAGCCCTTTGATCTTCTCAAATGCTGTTCTCTCCGGGGCTGTGAAATCCCCCGTCTCTTTGATTTGGTTCAGTTTGCTGAAGAGTGATGTGGTGGGCGGTCTGCACTTTCCCACAGAAGCTGGCACAGTTGTGGGCAGGCTTAGCTGAATGATAGGAGCATCAGCTGGGGGGTGTTTGGGGAGAATCTGAACCTCCTGTAAAGAAGGGCCTGGTTTCTAGGTCGGCCCATGGTGATCTCCAGTGGCATGCAGTCGATGGACACCATGAAGAAAGTGTATCAGATGGTGAAGCCCCTCAACCCCAACTTCTGCTTCCTCCAGTGCACCAGCGCGTACCCACTCCAGCCCGAGGATGTCAACCTACGCGTCATCTCGGTGAGCATGACGTAGGGAGTTGTCTGACTGGGCTGTACCCTGTGGGAAAGATGGAGCCTTCATTGTAGCGCTAAGAATGGGCGCTGGAGTCATAGACATGTTAGGCAAGGACTCTACACCGACCTCCATCCCCACCACCAGCCTATTTACACCAAAATTGTAACTAACCATAGCATGTTCTATAAtttaaagattttacttatttatgtttacttgagaaagagaaagagagcggagatgggtgctccagggtctctagcctctgcaagcgaactccagatgcatgtgcatcttctgcatctggtgttacatggtgtgtggtttgattcaggtgtcccccataaacgaaTGTGTTCtaagtgctaggttcccagctggtgacaatttgggaattggattctcctggaggcagggtattgttgggggcaggcttatgggtggtatagccagcttccccctgccagtgtttggcacactctcctgttgctgttatccttctaatgttggccaggaggtgatgtccaccctctgctcatgccatcattttctctgccatcatggagcttcctcttgggtctgtaaaccaaaataaaccctttcctcccacaagctgcttttggtcacgtgttttctgccagcagtgcaaagctACCTGCAacacgtgggtattgggaatcaaacccaggtcgttaggctttgcatgcaatccccttagccactgagcgatctctctagccctattataTAATGTAAACATCCTTTGGCAATCTTGATGggggttttggtttgtttgtcagtcaggtctcactctagtccaggctgacctggaactcactctagagcctaggctggcttttaactcagtgatcctcctgcctcagccaccagagtgctgggattagagttgtGTACCACCATATTCTGTAGGTGTACATTTCCTGTGCCTGTGTGCATTGGCCATTAGCAGTCCTCTTCTGTGAAttgctctggtttttttttttttttgtgtgtgtgtgtgtgtgttttaaaaattatagtaaaATATATGTAAGATGTACCCTTtttagtgtattttatttatttgtgagagagggaatgagaatgggcacaccagggcctcttgctgctgcaaatgaactccagatagatacATGTacttctttgtgcatttggctttgcatgagtactgtagaattgaactcagatcaacTCAAGCTAGAAGGTTTTAGAAGTAAGCACCTTCAATTGATGGGTCATATATCCCCAGCCCAGCCCAAAACTTACcctttaaacaatatattttaagctgggtgtggtgtggcatgccttttatcccagcatttgggaggcagaaataggaggatcaccatgagttccaggctgccattagactacatagtgagttcccggtcagcctgggctagagcgaaatcctATGTGGAAAGTCCAAAACATATatgttttacttgtttatttatttgcaaggagtgagagagattgagattgagtgTCTTTGgacatgctaaggcctcttgctgctgcaaacaaactctagaagcaggtgccactttgtgcatgtggctctactTGGGTACCTGGGAGAGTTGagcctgggctggaaggctttgcaaggaaggcCTTTAGACTGAGCCATCCCCCGCTCAGACTCACCCTTTTAACCAGTTTTAGTTGTGCACTTTGGTAGCTTTGGTGCATTCACATTGTTGTGCAACCATCACCTCCATCTATCTCCACAACATTTCAGGATCCCAGACTGAAATGCTGCTCATTAAATACTCCCCATTTCTCCTTCCCAAGCCCCTGCAATGCCCATTTTACCTTCTGCCCCTCTACATTTGACAATCCTGGGTATCATATATAagtggaaccttttttttttattttttttttaaattttttatttatttatttgagagcgacagacacagagagaaagacagatagagggagagagagaggatgggcgcgccagggcttccagcctctgcaaacgaactccagacacgtgtgcccccttgtgcatctggctaacgtgggatctggggaaccgagcctcaaaccggggtccttaggcttcacaggcaagcgcttaaccgctaagccatctctccagccctttttttaaatttttattagcattttccatgattataaaaaaaaatcccatggtaattccctcccccccccacactttcccctttgaaattccattctccatcatattacctccccatcacaatcattgtacttacatatatacaatatcaacctattaagtaccctcctcccttcctttctcttccttttatgtctcctttttaacttactggataTAAGTGGAATCTTGAAatatctgtctttttttaaaataatttaagccaggcttggtggcacacacctttaatcccagcactcaggaggcagaggtaggaggatcactgtgagtttgaggccaccctgagacgatatagtgaattccaggtcagcctgggctagagtgagaccctacctccaaacccctcccccccccgaaaaaaaaaataaaggagagaatttttttaagattttatttattcatttatttatttatttatttatttatttgagatagagagacacagagagagagaatgggtgcaccaggacctccagccactgcaaactccagatgcatgcgccaccttgtgcgtctggctgacgtgggtcctagggaaccaaacctgggtcctttggctttgcaggcaaacgcctctctccagtccatatttgtcttttgcagctgcctttttttcttttttctttgagagagagagaataggtgcaccagggcctccagctgctgcaaacaaactccagcatttgcaccaccctgtgaatctggcttacgtgggtcctagggaattgaacctgggtctcttggctttgcatgCGAAggtcttaacggctaagccatctatctagcccaactaccttttttcccctcttgtATTTCAAAGTGTTCGTCCATGTTGTTATGTGTGTCAgattttttaatcttgttttttaatgctgttttttttaatattttacttttatttatttacatgagagagagagagaatgggcgctccagggcctctagccactgcagatgaactccagatgcatgtggcccatTGTAcaatgtggctaacgtgggtcctggggaataaaacctgggtcctctggctttgcaggaaaatgccttaaccactaagccatccttccagccctggtttgtttttttttaaggtagggtctcactgtagctcaggctgacctggaattcactatgtattctcaggatggccttgaactcagtgatcctcctacctctgcctcttgagtgctggtattaaaggtgtgcgccaccacactgttgtatttaactttttaaaaacctttttcagAACTGACATCACTCTCTTTTTGCCTAAACATTCTGTCCTTTGTAGTCctgatctttgtttgtttgtttgtttttcaagatagggtttcactctagtccaggctgacctggaattcactatgtcatctcagggtgttcttgaactcagtgatcctcctacctctgcctcccaagtgttgggattaaggcatgtgctaccatgcccggcagtccagatcttttttttcccactactAGCCACGtctcccagatgcacaaagtggtacatatatctggaatttgtttgcaactgCAAGAAAAGTGAATAACCTTGTCGCCCCACTTCACAGTGATTAGTGTAATTAAGCACCTTAGTATCTGTGACTCCAGATAGTTTTTAGTATATCACAGACCCCCTTCCCTTTCATCCCCACCCTCTGGCTATCACTGCATGGTGAGATCTGCTTTGACCCATTGGAGCCCAGCCCACCCACGCTGTAGTGGTTGGAATTCCCTGACCCTGGAACCTGCACTGCCTTGCTCACCCACAAGCCTGGCTCTTTGGGCCTATGCCACCAGCTTCCCTAATCTTTTATGAAACTCCAAGTCTTTCTGCTGGACTTAAGCTTTCTGGTCACCCTCACTAGCAAGACTCAGCCATCTTAGAAAGTCTTTTCCTACATTCAATGAATTATAGATGACGGTTGGGTTATTCAGCACTTCCACCAAGGATTGTACTGAGATGGGGCTGTATATATAATTGATGATATTTTTGCATACAGCACACTTGCTCGAAACAGCATGCCAATTAAATGTGACAGATGCTTTTTGAACGAGCTCAGGCATTCAGTTTCAGTTGTCATTCTTGGTGACTTGTACAGAGTGAAGCATTCGTAAAACACATCCTTAATGACAACGGTAACCACAGTTGTAGAGCCTTCACGGCGTGCTGGGAGTCCTCCCTGAATTCACACAGTAGTTATTCCTCCCAGGGAAGAGAGGCTCACAGAGCTCCAGTATCTCGTCTGTGGCTACTCAGCTCGTGAGTGGCTAAACTGGGGCTCGTGTACAAAACTCCATGATGGGTAACGTTTcccccttttctattttaaagGAATATCAGAAGCTCTTTCCTGACATTCCCATAGGGTATTCTGGACACGAGACAGGCATAGCCATATCTGTGGCTGCAGTGGCTCTGGGGGCCAAGGTGTTGGAACGTCACGTAACTTTGGATAAGACCTGGAAGGGGAGTGACCATTCTGCCTCACTGGAGCCTGGAGAACTGGCTGAGCTGGTGCGGTCTGTGCGCCTGGTGGAGAGGGCACTGGGCTCCCCAACCAAGCAGCTGTTGCCTTGTGAGATGGCCTGCAATGAAAAGGTGGGTGCCGCCTGGCTCTGCTGGGTCACACTGTCCTGAGGTGGGCACGGCGCACAGGCCCGAGAGGTGGGCTCATTGCCGACCCTGCCTGAGTCAGGCGGGTAAGCTAACGGAGTGCTACCCTGTCCCCTCTGAGTCTCATCAGGCTAGTGTGAACAGCGGGGCGAATAGGTTTACCTAAGAAGAACTTGGGCAGTTTCTCTGGTCACATGAGCGTCTTTCACTAAGTCCCTGAAGCCTGTAGCCCCAGGATTCCTGGACTCCAGGAAGTATACAGGAGATGAAGTCCAGGCGTGGGCCAGGCCTGGGGTCCCTGGGAGCAGGCAGGCCCTGAGGCCCTGGGAAGAGATCCTGGGCATTGTTAAGCATAGAAGGTGAGTGAGCAGCTGCCCCCTTGCAGAGGGCTGGTGGGCAAGGATGCAGATAGTCCTGGGGCAGCATCTGACGGGATGCTGAGGCACGTCGCCTGGCATACCGACCTTTCTTGGGAGCTGTAGCCTGAATCTTCTTCCTGCCCCGTGATGCATAGAGCCAGGCTCCCTGGGAGTGCCCTGTGCAGGCTTCTCCTTTGCAGATTGTCTGGGTTGAGGCAAAGGACAAACACCAGGCACACATGAGGAATGTTGTCAACTTTACCTCGAGTGGAGTCTCTACTGAGGAATTAATATGGGATGTTGTTTCcaatcatggaggttgttaattataaaaaataaaattaaaaaaaaaagaaattagggatgaaaaggataaaaatgccttgcagaggaagaggagacaaCTTCCAGAAACTGGAATGGGAGGCAGTGGAGGAAAAATGCGGCTCTCAGCAAAGGCACACAATCATCCATtggcatacattttttttcccttggcacCAAATCCCAAACAATTGGGAGGATGGAGTGTGGCACCATAGATCGTTTCAGAGTACTTACTTAGAGGCAGACTCTCAGGAGCCCTTGGTCTCCTCACCTGCCCGGCCTGCCTGGCCCTTCCTATGCTTCTCACTTCCTGTCATCAAACTGTCACCCTCATTGGTTCCTGAGCCCTCCAGAGCCCTATTTTACCAAACTCACTAGTTGATGTGTCTGCCCTAGACCAGGAGTTAAAAGTCTTGTCCTTTTGGTTCTCATCCTGGCTGTTGGCAGCTTGACCAGGTTGCCCACTTTTCTTGGATCTCAGTttccccactttatttatttattattttttatttgtaatcagggagagagaatggcagagacagagaatgggcataccaggagattttttattttattttattttaggtaggatctctttctaggccacactgacctggaattcactctagtcttagggtggtctcaatctcatggcagtcctcctacctcaacctcccaagtgctgggattaaaagtgtgcaccaccatgttcagcttggttgttaggttttgaaggcaagtgccttagctactgagccatctctctagccccagtttccCTGTATTTATAGTGAGACGTTGAACGAGGTGTTGATAAAAATAATCAGAGTTGTCATGTATCATGAGCATGTTGTGTTCCAGCTACATCACCTACAGTCATTGTTCTCTACAGTTAACTTACAAGGCATAGGCattgtaccccccccccccaccgacttTACTGTGAAGCCAGTGCCCACTTAGCTGGAGGGACCTGAGCCTGGTTCTGTTTGGCTACATACTCTGAGGCCTTTCCATTGAGCTGTATTGCTGGCAGGGCCTTTCCTCTTAGTCTGTGGTGTCACTGCATATTAGCTATGTCCTATCCTCTGTAAGATGCTGTTTGGGACGCTCTGGAAGGCACAGTCCCTGTTGTCAAGGTACCTGAAAAAGGACCTCAAGCACTGCGTAGGGTTACTAACGGCATCTGACACTGTATCTTCCTCTTGTCCACAGCTGGGCAAGTCAGTGGTAGCCAAAGTGAAAATCCCAGAAGGAACCATTCTAACACTGGACATGCTCACTGTGAAGGTTGGGGAGCCCAAAGGCTGTCGTCCTGAAGACATCTTCAGTCTCGTGGGCAAGAAGGTGCTGGTCACTGTGGAAGAAGATGACACAATCATGGAAGAGTCGATAGAAAATCATAGCAAGAAAATCAAGTCTTAACATGtacatcaccccctccaaggctcagaacaCTGGTGGAAgacagagcagaaagaatgtaagagccagaggatggggaggagtgctgtggaacaccgTCTTCTGGACAGGCAGTGGccgttgcattcatgacctcacgaaAGCTATTATCACATACCAAGGCCTGCATAATATCTGGCCCATAGACATGCTCTCCTGTATGGTtgagaagggaagaaaacaaacaaaaaaaaaaagggtcagagcagaagagggactagttagaaaggaggagttcagtggaaaggggatgACAAGAAggaatgagaggggattatgatcaaaatgcacatgtatgaaaattatcaataagctaaaaaaaatcaaatcttaaAATAAAGTGTCATTCTGATTTCTAAGTCATCGTGCTGCTTCAGCCTGGTGTGTTGGGTGAATGAGGCATGCATGAGTGGAGAACTCCAGAGACCTGACCGTCACTTACACAGCAGCCATTTCTGGACCAGGCCCTGTGTCCAGCCCATTGGAAATGAAAAGACTTAGTGAAGCCTTTTCTGCTTTGAGTTGGCAGGTGCGAGAGAGTTAGGCTCAGAGCCAATCTAGTTCCTACAGTTTCTGTGTGACACAGAGGGGAGACAGCTGGCTGTGTTGCCACCTtgaacctttcttctttttacaaaACAAATTCCAGTGATCTTAAAGCTCCTTTTCTCATAGCCTCCAGCTGTCTCCCCTCCTCCCTACTCACGCTGCCCCGGCCTCTGTGTCCCAGGCACTGTAGAGTGGTTCTTTGGCATTAGAGAAGGGTTCTGTCCAAGGCCCCTGTGGGCAGAGGAAAACACTTCCACGTCTGAGCAAAGACAGGGAGatgatgttctctctcatatgtggatcctagctacagatgattgggcttctgcatgagtgggaaaatacttagtagcagaggccagtaagttaaaaaggaggtataaaggagagaaaaaggaagggaggagggtacttaataggttggtataagtacagtgattgagatggagaggtaatatgatgaagaatggaatttcaaaggggaaagtgcaggaggGGGGgaggtgttaccatgggatattttttataattatggaaaatgttaataaaaattgtgaaaataaaagaaaaagataaagtggggctggagaggtggcttagtgattaagccatttgcctgcaaagccaaaggataccggttcgactctccaggacccacgtaagccagatacacaaggaggcgcatgcatctggagtttgtttgcagtggctggaggccctggcctggcatgcccattgtctctctctctctcaaatagataaataaataaaaatattattagaaataaaaaaaaaagacagggagatGACACTGAGTCCTCCCTTTGATAAATCCCTGGGGCCTGCTCTAAGCCAGCCACCACCACAAGCACAGGGACAGCAGTGCCTAGCCAGTCCCTTCCTTGGAGGACTTGCCCTAAGATGGCAGGTGCACAGCATGGTGAGCCAGCCAGGCAACTGCAATGGCAGAGGGAATGTGACATAGGGCGGAAAACACATCTGTGTAAACTGGTGGTGGTGTGGGGTGTGGACTCAACCCTGAGGCTGAGCTGAAGCCAGCCCTTCAATAATTAACCAAGTGTCATGTCACATATGAGATCACAAACCAGTGAAGACAGTTATCATTCTTTGGACAAGCAACatgaacttaaaatatttatttatttatttaagagagagagaaagagagaatgggcatgccagggcttccaaccactgcaaacgaaatccagacacatgcaccaccttgtgcatctggtttacgtgggttctgaggaatcaaacctgggtccttagggttcaaaggcaagtgccttaactgctaagccatcatcactcca carries:
- the Nans gene encoding sialic acid synthase; translation: MPLELELCPGRWVGGQHPCFIIAEIGQNHQGDLDVAKRMIRMAKECGADCAKFQKSELEFKFNRKALERPYTSKHSWGKTYGEHKRHLEFSHAQYKELQQYAQEVGIFFTASGMDEMAVEFLHELNVPFFKVGSGDTNNFPYLEKTAKKGRPMVISSGMQSMDTMKKVYQMVKPLNPNFCFLQCTSAYPLQPEDVNLRVISEYQKLFPDIPIGYSGHETGIAISVAAVALGAKVLERHVTLDKTWKGSDHSASLEPGELAELVRSVRLVERALGSPTKQLLPCEMACNEKLGKSVVAKVKIPEGTILTLDMLTVKVGEPKGCRPEDIFSLVGKKVLVTVEEDDTIMEESIENHSKKIKS